One region of Pyramidobacter sp. YE332 genomic DNA includes:
- a CDS encoding precorrin-2 C(20)-methyltransferase — protein MKFIVAGVGPGDPDLVTAGALKLIERADLVLSPHSHAERASVAEQAVRPHLPDLKTTPVLFPMTGDATSRDAALKAQLEELRPLWQNAETVVLPVIGDSTLYATGFYLYELWKQIVPELELELTPGISAHCLAAAKSGSFLAMGSEILAIVPATASRERIAAALKAADAAAVYKPCALRGQLRSTVEEAGPWNKILRIDRAGLPDQKIFTDAAALGPAEEYLSILLLWR, from the coding sequence ATGAAATTTATCGTTGCCGGCGTCGGTCCCGGCGATCCCGATCTCGTCACCGCCGGCGCGCTGAAACTGATCGAGCGGGCCGACCTGGTGCTCAGCCCCCATTCTCATGCGGAACGGGCCAGCGTGGCCGAACAGGCCGTACGACCGCATCTGCCCGATCTGAAAACGACGCCGGTGTTGTTTCCGATGACCGGCGACGCGACATCCCGCGACGCGGCGCTGAAAGCGCAGCTGGAAGAGCTGCGCCCTCTCTGGCAAAACGCCGAGACGGTCGTGTTGCCCGTGATCGGCGACTCTACGCTCTACGCCACGGGTTTCTACCTTTACGAGCTGTGGAAGCAGATCGTCCCCGAACTGGAACTCGAGCTGACGCCCGGCATCTCGGCGCACTGCCTGGCCGCGGCGAAGTCCGGCTCGTTCCTCGCCATGGGGAGCGAGATCCTCGCCATCGTCCCCGCCACGGCGTCGCGCGAACGGATCGCCGCTGCGCTGAAAGCGGCCGACGCCGCCGCGGTCTACAAGCCCTGCGCGCTGCGTGGACAGCTCCGCTCGACGGTGGAAGAAGCCGGCCCGTGGAACAAGATTTTGCGTATCGACCGCGCCGGTCTGCCCGACCAAAAGATCTTCACGGACGCCGCGGCCCTGGGCCCCGCCGAGGAATACCTTTCGATCCTGCTGCTGTGGCGCTGA
- a CDS encoding ABC transporter substrate-binding protein, translated as MAFVWAAPATAYERIVSLYSGHTDNIIALGGEGRLIALSKNDEPSRLTDLPRFALNVGAEALLALKPDLVLTRTLVEKQNPELRGVLERAGVPVMRVDPPSWDSFTAYLRALAPLIGVAPQAAEAQFAQACDEIRQAAAARRGGRPAPSVFVEATAKELHTCSPDSWAAHLIELAGGANAAAEAEPIRRGSAVAPWGVERVMKLLAGGLDVYLVQHGPMNRASLDEVKARPWAAALASVKLAQIPEYWLSRPSLLGLKTGGAELIRIFYGE; from the coding sequence ATGGCGTTCGTTTGGGCCGCGCCGGCGACGGCTTACGAGCGCATCGTTTCGCTCTATTCGGGGCACACCGACAACATTATCGCCCTGGGCGGCGAGGGAAGGTTGATCGCGCTGTCGAAAAACGACGAACCATCGCGCCTCACCGATCTGCCGCGCTTCGCCCTCAACGTCGGCGCCGAGGCGCTGCTGGCGCTCAAGCCGGATCTCGTGCTGACGCGTACGCTGGTGGAAAAGCAAAATCCCGAACTGCGCGGCGTGCTCGAACGCGCCGGAGTTCCCGTCATGCGCGTCGATCCGCCCTCGTGGGACTCTTTCACCGCCTACCTGCGGGCGCTGGCGCCGCTGATCGGCGTTGCTCCGCAGGCGGCGGAAGCCCAGTTCGCGCAAGCCTGCGATGAAATCCGGCAGGCAGCGGCGGCGCGACGAGGCGGCCGCCCCGCGCCGTCGGTCTTCGTCGAAGCCACGGCCAAGGAACTGCACACCTGTTCCCCCGATTCGTGGGCGGCGCATCTGATCGAACTGGCCGGAGGCGCGAACGCCGCCGCGGAAGCCGAACCGATCCGCCGCGGCAGCGCCGTCGCTCCCTGGGGAGTAGAGCGCGTCATGAAGCTGCTCGCCGGGGGACTGGACGTCTACCTCGTCCAGCACGGGCCGATGAACCGCGCCTCGCTCGACGAAGTCAAAGCCCGCCCGTGGGCGGCGGCGCTCGCTTCCGTCAAGCTCGCGCAGATCCCCGAGTACTGGCTGAGCCGTCCCTCGCTGCTTGGGCTCAAAACGGGCGGGGCGGAATTGATCCGCATTTTTTACGGAGAGTGA